One part of the Candidatus Schekmanbacteria bacterium RIFCSPLOWO2_02_FULL_38_14 genome encodes these proteins:
- a CDS encoding glutamate synthase codes for MTNLRRPNANEATGTFNRSRNVVPMSGICTACHDGCTGGCEIFMASFRGRELIYPGPFGVITAGADKNYPVDYSHLNIQGYAVGAKGLPKGVKPSPDTAIFPKVDTETEYGQKKKIKMRLPVFTGALGSTEIARKNWEHFAVGAAISGITLVCGENVCGVDPELELDKKGKVKKSPEMDRRIETYKQFHRGYGEILVQMNVEDTRFGVAEYVLKKHHLDTIELKWGQGAKCIGGEIKVKTIERALELKKRGYIVIPDPSHHDVQKAYEEREIREFERHSRLGFVTKDSFLKEVKRLRNLGFKRITLKTGAYSSVELAMALRYGAEAKLDLITIDGAPGGTGMSPWPMMNEWGIPTIYLQALAYEFCEKLTKKRIMVPDIAIAGGFSTEDGVFKAIAMGSPYVKAVCMGRALMIPGMVGKNIENWLKENNLPKTVSKYGTTIEEIFECYEELREDFGKDIKNIPLGAVSVYTFSQKIKVGLQQLMAGSRNFRLSTISRNDLMSLTEEASKVTGIPYVMDAYREEAERILEK; via the coding sequence ATGACAAACCTTAGAAGACCAAATGCTAACGAGGCAACCGGAACTTTTAATCGTTCAAGAAATGTTGTGCCGATGTCCGGAATCTGTACAGCGTGCCACGATGGCTGTACCGGTGGTTGTGAAATATTCATGGCTTCATTCAGGGGTCGTGAACTTATTTATCCTGGTCCATTCGGGGTAATTACTGCAGGAGCAGACAAAAATTATCCTGTAGATTATTCTCATCTGAATATTCAGGGGTATGCTGTAGGGGCAAAAGGTTTGCCAAAAGGAGTTAAGCCCAGCCCTGATACAGCAATCTTTCCAAAAGTTGACACTGAAACAGAGTATGGGCAGAAGAAAAAGATTAAAATGCGCTTGCCTGTTTTTACAGGGGCATTGGGCTCTACAGAAATAGCAAGGAAAAACTGGGAGCATTTTGCAGTGGGTGCAGCTATCTCAGGAATTACTCTCGTTTGTGGTGAGAATGTATGCGGTGTAGACCCTGAACTTGAATTAGATAAAAAGGGGAAGGTGAAAAAGTCTCCTGAGATGGATCGTAGAATAGAAACTTATAAACAGTTTCACAGAGGTTATGGGGAAATACTTGTACAGATGAATGTAGAAGACACAAGATTTGGTGTAGCAGAATATGTATTGAAAAAACATCATCTGGATACTATCGAGTTGAAATGGGGACAGGGTGCTAAATGTATTGGCGGAGAAATAAAAGTTAAGACAATAGAAAGAGCTCTTGAACTAAAAAAAAGGGGATATATTGTTATTCCTGACCCTTCACACCATGACGTTCAAAAAGCATATGAAGAGAGAGAAATCAGAGAGTTTGAACGGCATTCAAGGCTTGGGTTTGTTACCAAGGATTCATTTCTAAAGGAAGTAAAACGGCTTCGAAATCTCGGGTTTAAGAGAATTACACTTAAAACAGGAGCCTATTCTTCAGTAGAACTTGCCATGGCACTACGCTACGGAGCAGAGGCAAAATTAGACCTTATTACCATAGATGGTGCTCCTGGTGGCACAGGAATGAGCCCATGGCCCATGATGAACGAGTGGGGAATACCAACAATCTATTTACAGGCGCTTGCTTACGAATTCTGTGAAAAGCTGACAAAAAAAAGAATCATGGTTCCGGATATTGCTATAGCGGGAGGATTTTCTACAGAGGACGGTGTATTCAAGGCAATTGCAATGGGTAGTCCCTATGTAAAAGCAGTTTGCATGGGAAGGGCTTTAATGATACCCGGAATGGTGGGAAAAAATATTGAGAATTGGTTAAAAGAAAATAACCTGCCTAAAACAGTTTCAAAGTATGGAACAACAATAGAAGAAATCTTTGAGTGTTATGAAGAGCTGCGAGAGGACTTCGGAAAGGATATAAAGAACATACCCCTTGGTGCAGTAAGCGTGTATACATTCTCCCAGAAGATAAAAGTCGGACTTCAGCAGTTAATGGCTGGAAGCAGAAACTTCAGACTTTCAACAATCTCGCGTAATGACCTTATGTCCCTAACAGAAGAAGCTTCAAAAGTTACCGGAATCCCCTATGTGATGGACGCTTACAGAGAAGAGGCAGAGAGAATTTTGGAGAAATGA
- a CDS encoding magnesium and cobalt transport protein CorA — MPKFIKKRSKKSGLLPGTLIHIGEKKSDEVKIKVIDYNEESFQEKEIKTIEECFIFKDKPTTTWIDIEGLHKIENLEALEKCYGFHSLMLEDILNTDQRPKIEDFGDYIYVVLKMIFEDKNNEIATEQISLVIGKNFVISFQEGIEGDVFNAIRERIRNGKGRIRKMSSDYLAYSLLDAIIDSYFIILEKLGEKIELIEEELIANPTQKTLQIINNLKREMIFLRKSIWPLREVISGLERGESLLINESTRIYLRDIYDHTIHVIDTIETFRDMLAGMLDIYLSSISNKMNEIMKVLTIIATIFIPLTFIVGLYGMNFKYMPELEWKWGYPLILFLMSAVVVFMLFYFRKKKWF, encoded by the coding sequence ATGCCAAAGTTTATTAAAAAAAGATCAAAAAAATCAGGACTCCTTCCAGGAACTCTTATACATATTGGCGAGAAAAAGAGCGATGAAGTCAAAATTAAAGTAATAGACTACAATGAAGAAAGTTTTCAGGAAAAGGAAATAAAAACCATAGAGGAATGTTTTATATTCAAAGACAAACCTACTACTACATGGATAGATATAGAAGGACTTCATAAAATTGAGAACCTGGAAGCTCTTGAAAAGTGCTATGGATTTCACTCTCTCATGCTTGAAGACATCCTCAATACAGACCAGCGCCCAAAAATAGAAGACTTCGGTGATTATATATACGTAGTACTCAAAATGATTTTTGAAGATAAAAATAATGAAATTGCAACTGAACAGATAAGTCTGGTTATAGGAAAAAACTTTGTCATCTCATTTCAGGAAGGAATTGAGGGAGATGTTTTTAACGCAATCAGAGAAAGAATAAGAAACGGGAAAGGTAGAATAAGGAAAATGAGCAGTGATTACCTTGCCTATTCTTTATTAGATGCAATCATAGATAGCTATTTCATAATTCTTGAAAAACTTGGAGAAAAAATAGAACTTATTGAAGAAGAGTTAATAGCAAACCCAACACAGAAAACTTTGCAAATTATCAATAATTTAAAAAGAGAGATGATTTTCCTGCGTAAATCTATTTGGCCTTTAAGGGAAGTAATAAGTGGCTTAGAAAGAGGAGAATCATTGCTGATTAACGAATCCACACGGATATATCTCAGGGACATTTATGACCATACAATCCATGTGATTGACACAATAGAGACTTTTCGTGATATGCTTGCTGGAATGCTCGATATCTACCTCTCAAGCATCAGCAACAAGATGAATGAAATAATGAAGGTTTTGACAATAATAGCTACTATATTTATTCCTCTTACCTTCATAGTAGGATTATATGGAATGAATTTCAAGTATATGCCTGAGCTTGAATGGAAATGGGGATATCCTTTAATTCTATTTCTTATGTCTGCTGTTGTAGTTTTTATGCTGTTCTATTTTAGAAAAAAGAAATGGTTCTAG